Within the Longimicrobiales bacterium genome, the region TGCCGCGGGCAGCCGCACGATGAATTCCGAACCGACGCCGAGCTCGCTTTCCACGCGGATGTCACCGCCCATGAGTCGAGCGAACCGGCGCGCGATTGCGAGGCCGAGCCCCGTCCCGCCCGAACTGCGGGAGAAGCCACCCTCGACCTGGTAGAACTCCTCGAAGATGCGCTCACGCTCCTCGTCGGGAATGCCCGGCCCGCTGTCGCGTACCCTCACCTCCGCCGTGTCGCCGTGCAGCCGCAGGCTCAGGCGCACGGAGCCGGAGGGTGTGAACTTGACTGCGTTGGAGAGCAGGTTGATGACGATCTGCGTGAGCCGCGTCTCGTCGGCCTTGACCGTGATCGGCTGCGCGACGTTCTCCACCTCGAGCTCGAGGCCCTTGGCAGTGGCGAGCGGCGCGACCTGCTCGCTGGCGCGCGTGACGATGTCGCCCAGGTCCGTTTCCACCAGCACGAGGTCCATCCGGCCCGCACCGATCTTGGCCAGGTCGAGCACCTCGTTGATCAGCCCCAGCAGGTGCTTCGAGGTTTCGCGCACGCGGCTGAGCATTGCGCGCTGGTCCTCGTTCAGCTCGCCCTTGACCCCGAGATCGAGCAGGTCCGAGTACCCCATGATCGCATTGATCGGCGTGCGCAGCTCATGCGACATCACGGCCAGGAACTGGTCCTTGGCCTTGGTCGCCTGGCGCAGCTGCTGGTTGACCTCCTCCAGCATCTCCGCCTGCCGCCGCAGCTCGCGGTTCGTGTGGCGCAGCATCTCCGCGTACTGGTGCTCGTCGGAGATGTCCCGCATGACCATGGCGGCGCCCGCCGGCTGGCCGTCCGGCGTGACGATCGGGCCCGCGGAGATCGAGAGGTGGCGCTCGGTGCCCCACGGGGAGCGGACGATGAAGGTGGCACGTCGCACCCTCTCACCCCGCAGGGCGCGGGTCAACGGCAGCTCGGACGCGACCATGGGGCGGCCGTCGGCCGACACCAGCCCGAAGCGCGTCGGCCAGTCCGCCAGCGGGATGTTGTCCGACAGCTCCTCACCGAGCAGCTCCGCCGCCGCGGCGTTGGTGCGGTCCAGCCGGCCCGCCGCGTCCACGACGATCACGCCGTCCGCCATCTGGTCGATCAGCGCGGCAAATCGGAGTGCCTCGCGCTGCGCCCGCTCGCGCTCCTCCTCGAGCGAGGAGAACAGCTCGGCGGTCCGCAACGCGGCGGCCGCCGGCGCTGCGAGCGCCTGCGCGAAGGCCACCAGCGCCGGCGGGAACTCGCGGGGCTCGGAGAAAATCTCCCACGATGCCACACCGACCGCCCGGCCGGCGATCAGCAGCGGCACCGTCACGGACGCGACCGGCGCTTCTGCGCCGCCCGTCACGCCGAGCAGCGGACGCTCCCGGCTCCGCCCTTCGTTCACGTACGGCTCGCCCGTGGACGCTGCCTCCACGATGTGCGGCGGCATCATGTTGACCGGGGCCCGGACCTGGCGAATATCCTCGGACAGAAGGCGATCGGTGGTCCCGGGCACGTCGCGGAAGACCATGCGACGCCGTCCGACCAGCACCTCCCCCTCGTCCTCGAAGGTGTAGAGCGAGGCGACGTCCGCGGACAGGATCTCGGCCACGCCGCCGAGCAGGAACTCGATCACCGTCTCCGGATCCAGCGACGTGGAGAGCTGCTGCGCGGCCCGCTGTGCCGCCTCGAGCTGAACCGCGAGGTCACGCGCTTCCCTGGCGCGCTGACGCGCTTCGCCGGCGGCCAGCCGCGCCGCCTCCTCCGCGGCCTCGCGGCGCACCAGCTCTTCCCGCTGCAGGTTGATTGTGCGGCGCAGGAAGAAAAGGATCGCCGCAATCGCCAGGGCGAGGGCGGTACCCGCGACCCAGACGGCGACCCGTTCGGCCCGGACCAGGCGCGTCTCGGGCGGGCGGTACGCGATGTCGACCCGCCAGAAGGAGTCGGCGACGCGGACCGGCTTGGAGACCGTGGGCCAGCCGCCCGGCGCGGTGTTGGAGGTGAGACGGACGTCGTTCGGGCCGCTGAGGCTCCAGAACACGTCCTGCAGTGAGTCGGCCACCGCACTGGCGGCGATCCGTGCCACGCTCGTCGGGTCCAGCTCGCCGGCGATGACGTTGCGGACCGCGGCCGTATCGCCGCGCACGACCGGGCTGAACACGACGACCCGCCGCCCGACCGGAAAGTCGATGACGCCGGAGGCCGTCGTTCGACGCGTCGCACGCGCTCGCAGGTATGGATTGGAGAGCGCGGTATCGGCAGCAATGTTGCCGAATGGAGAGCCGATCATGGTACCGCTCGCGCGCACCGGCTGCCCCGGGCGGTCCACGTCGATGATCGCGATCCCGACCAGGCCCGTCATTCTGCCGGTCACACTGTCCAGTGCCGCGACCAGCGTCTGCTGGGAGACGGAATCCTCGACCGAGGTGAGCTGCAGCTCGGCGGCCGTCAGTGCTCCCAGCCGCTCGTTGATCGCATTCTCCAGCTCGTTGCCGAGCACCGTCGCACGGGCGGCCGCCCGCTGCTCGACTGCCTGCTGATCGCGCTCGACCCGCCCGCTCCGTTCCCGGTCCACGAAGAACACACCGGTCATGACCAGTGCGAACGCGAGCAGCGGCATCAGGTCGGCATACTTGCTGACGGTCCAGTGCTTCTTCACAGGCACACTCCGGCCGTTCCTCCCGCCCACGCTCCTCCGCAAGGTCCGCTGTTCCGCATCTGGCCCATCAGGCGCACGATCCGTACCCCGCACGCGTGGTGTGCCCACAAGGCTGCTTCGAGGTGCCATGCGGGCTTTTCGCACGCCCGCCGCACCGGCATCTTGGCTTCATGCGACGTCGATTCATCTTCTCTCTGG harbors:
- a CDS encoding PAS domain-containing sensor histidine kinase; this encodes MKKHWTVSKYADLMPLLAFALVMTGVFFVDRERSGRVERDQQAVEQRAAARATVLGNELENAINERLGALTAAELQLTSVEDSVSQQTLVAALDSVTGRMTGLVGIAIIDVDRPGQPVRASGTMIGSPFGNIAADTALSNPYLRARATRRTTASGVIDFPVGRRVVVFSPVVRGDTAAVRNVIAGELDPTSVARIAASAVADSLQDVFWSLSGPNDVRLTSNTAPGGWPTVSKPVRVADSFWRVDIAYRPPETRLVRAERVAVWVAGTALALAIAAILFFLRRTINLQREELVRREAAEEAARLAAGEARQRAREARDLAVQLEAAQRAAQQLSTSLDPETVIEFLLGGVAEILSADVASLYTFEDEGEVLVGRRRMVFRDVPGTTDRLLSEDIRQVRAPVNMMPPHIVEAASTGEPYVNEGRSRERPLLGVTGGAEAPVASVTVPLLIAGRAVGVASWEIFSEPREFPPALVAFAQALAAPAAAALRTAELFSSLEEERERAQREALRFAALIDQMADGVIVVDAAGRLDRTNAAAAELLGEELSDNIPLADWPTRFGLVSADGRPMVASELPLTRALRGERVRRATFIVRSPWGTERHLSISAGPIVTPDGQPAGAAMVMRDISDEHQYAEMLRHTNRELRRQAEMLEEVNQQLRQATKAKDQFLAVMSHELRTPINAIMGYSDLLDLGVKGELNEDQRAMLSRVRETSKHLLGLINEVLDLAKIGAGRMDLVLVETDLGDIVTRASEQVAPLATAKGLELEVENVAQPITVKADETRLTQIVINLLSNAVKFTPSGSVRLSLRLHGDTAEVRVRDSGPGIPDEERERIFEEFYQVEGGFSRSSGGTGLGLAIARRFARLMGGDIRVESELGVGSEFIVRLPAA